The Rickettsiales bacterium genome includes the window TATCAAAATGACTACAGCTATTTTAGGTGGTAGTATTGAAGTTCCTTGTATTGATGGCGGTTCTGTGAAATTTGTAATTCCTGCAGGCACTCAAAACGAAGCTAAGTTTAGACTTAAAGGCAAAGGTATGCTTCGTATTCATAGTAAAAGTCGAGGAGACATGTATATTCATGCAATGATCGAAACTCCTATAAAAATAACAGACAAGCAAAAAGAGTTATTGAAGGAGTTTGCTGAATTAGAAACAGCTGGCTCTAGTCCTCAATCAGAAGGTTTTTTTAAGAAGATAAAAAATATTTTTAGCTAAAATAATTGTTTTTTTATATCTTTAAGATAGAATGGATTGATATTAAATTTTATTAAAATAGTGTCAATCCATGCGCCTTAAAATCATTTCAATTATACTTATCATATCTTTAATTTTTATAAGTTATTTATTTATAAATAGATCTAATCAAGTTATAGATCCTATTATTCCACGTAGTGTTTTATTTGGTAATCCAGATAAGTTTGCAGCAAGAATTAGTCCCAATGGAGAATACATAAGTTATATTGCGCCAAGCAATGGTGTGTTAAATATTTGGCTTGCTCCTAGAGATGATATAGATTCTGCTAAGGTAATAACAGATGATGATACTAGAGGAATTAGGAATTATACATGGGCCTATGATAATAAACATCTTCTCTATTCTCTTGATAATAAAGGTGATGAGAATTATCGTGTTTATTCGATTAATATAGAGACAGGTGTAACAGAATTGTTGACTCCAGAAACTGCTGTGAGAGCTTATGTTTCTTATGTTAGTCATAGATTCCCAAATGAAGCACTGATTTCTACTAATGAAAGAGATAAACAATATTTTGATATCTATAAATATAATTTAACTACTGGCAACAGAGAGTTAGTTTTAGAAAATACTAAATTCGATGATGTGGTTATTGATGAAGATCTACAAATACGTTTTGCTAGTTTTATTGCTGAAAATGGTGGAAGAGAATATTTTAAGTTTGAAGATAACTCTTGGCAGCCATTTATGGAGGTGCCTTTTGATGACATAACAAGCACAAATCTTTATGGTTTCAGTGAAGATGGGAATGTTCTTTATTTGTCAGACAGTCGTAACCTCAATACTGCAGCTTTGAAGTCTATAAATTTAGAAACCGGAGAAGAAAATATAATAGCCAAAGATGATAAATCTGATGTAAATATTTTCACTTCTCACCCTACTAAAAATATTATCCAGGCAATAGGAACTACTTATTTAAAAAGTGAGTATAAGTTGTTAGATGATTCTATTAAAGATGATATGCTTTACTTAGAATCTGTTGCAAACGGTGGAGAGATAATAATAGGGAGTCGTAGTATAGATGATAAGCATTGGATAGTGGTGATTATGTCTGATGATGCTTCTATTAAATATTACCAATATGATAGAGATAAAAAAACAGCTAACTTCTTATTTAGCCACAGATCTATGTTAGATCAATATAAATTGGCAAAAATGTATCCAGTGATTATAAAGTCTAGGGATGGTTTAGATTTGGTTAGCTATATTACATTTCCAAGAAATAGTAAATTAAATAATTCTATGCAGCCAGAGAATCCCCTTCCATTGGTTCTTAATGTTCATGGTGGACCAAGATTAAGGGATTATTGGGGATTTGACCCTGAACATCAATGGTTAGCTAATCGTGGATATGCAGTCTTGAGTGTTAATTATCGTGCTTCTTCAGGTTTTGGCAAAGATTTTCTGAATGCTGGTAATGGGCAATGGGGGAAGAAAATGCATGATGATTTAATAGATGCGGTAAATTGGGCTATATCTAATAAAATAGCCAACCCTAAAAAAATATCAATTTATGGAGGAAGTTATGGTGGTTATGCTGCTTTAGTTGGTCTTACGATGACTCCAGATGTGTTTGCTTGCGCAGTTGATATTGTTGGCCCAGCTAATCTTATTACTTTATTAGAAAATGTTCCTCCGTATTGGGGGCCGTATTTGAATGCAATGAAGAAATGGATGGGGCCTTGGGAGACTGAGGAAGACAAACAAGCTTTATTGCAAGTTTCTCCAATATCATTTGTGGATAATATAAAAAAACCTCTTCTTATTGCTCAAGGAGCTAATGATCCTAGAGTAAATCAGATAGAATCTGATCAGATTGTAGAAAAAATGCAGAGTAAAAATATTCCTGTGGTTTATGCTTTATATCCTGATGAAGGGCATGGTTTTGCAAGACCAGAAAATAGAATATCATTCTATGCTTTAGCAGAACAATTTCTAGCAAAAGTTCTGGGAGGAAGAGCTCAGCCTATAGATGAAGATTTAGAAGGAGCTAATCTTATACTTAATGGGGTGTCTCCCAAGAATGCTTTAGAAGCAGAAAATATTATAGGCAAAGAAGTTAAACAATAGGTCTGTTATGATTTTAAAAAGCATAGGTTTAATGAGTGGAACTTCTATGGATGGTATAGATGCTGTGCTCATGGAAACTGATGGCAAGAAGATTATAAAGCCTAAAGTAACTGCATCTATTTCTTATGATGATGAGTTTAAGTTAAAACTTAGAGAGGCAGAGCTAGTTGTAAGAGATGCTAAAAAAAATATAGCCTCTTTGGAGGTGGTAAATAGGTCTACAGAGCTTCATGCTGAGGTAGTTAAAAAATTACTTAAGAAGAGCAATTTATTGCCTAAGGATATTGATGTTATAGGGTATCATGGTCAAACCATTTATCATAATCCTGAAGAGGGAATAACCATTCAAATAGGTGATGGGCAATTATTAGCAGATTTAACTGGTATTAAAGTTGTAAATGATTTTCGCAGTGATGATATTAGAAATGGTGGGCAGGGTGCTCCTTTAGCTCCTCTTTATCATCATGCTTTAGCATTAAGGGATTCTTATTTCCCAGTGGTGGTGGTGAATTGTGGTGGAATATCTAATATCACAATCATCAATGGAGGTAGTGAAAACCAGGTTATGGGTTTTGATACCGGTCCTGGTAATGTTCTAATTGATCGTTATATTCGTGAAAAAACTAATAACCAAGAATTTATGGATTTAGATGGGAAATATGGATCAAAGGGAGTGGTTGATCAAGTTATCTTAGATAAGATGATTACTTTTATACAACCATATCTTGAGCGTAAAGTGTCAAAGTCTTTAGACTCAGGGGAGTTTCATTTAATTGAAGAATTAGATGTTTTAAGTATTTATGACGGATGTGCTACATTAGAGGCTCTCACAGCTAAATGTATTACAGACAATGTGGATATGAATGCTCCAAGAAAATGGGTATTAGCAGGAGGAGGGTGGAATAATTCAGTTATTTTAAAGTTTCTTAAGCAATATTTAAATGACAAGTTTGGTGTGGTTGATATTAAATTAGCAAGTGAAATTGGTTGGGATAGCGTTTATATGGAGGCGGAGATTTTTGCATATTTGGCCGTGCGCAGTCTCTACGGTTTATCCGTTACTATTCCAAATGTTACCGGAGCAAGGGTTGCAAGTTACGGAGGTTCGTTATATACAATATAAGTGCAGACTTTATTTTATATGATATAATCATCAAATGAGTAAATATTATACTACTACTGATATAGATAGCAATCTTAGAATTGATATAGATTTTGAGGTTCAGGATGATGTTTGGGGCAACTTGTCAGAGTTAGCTCTTAAAGTATCTAAGGCTGTGTTTTCTAGGCTTGATATATATAAATATATAACCCATATTGAGTTTTCTATTGTTCTTACCAATAACGATACAATACAAAAGATTAATTTCCAATATCTTGGTAAAGACAAGTCTACGAATGTTTTGTCTTTTCCTGCTCAAGATATTATAATAGATAAATTGGGCGATTTAAAAATACAAGATGGATTTCTTTCTATAGGTGATATAATATTTGCATATGGGGTGATGGAAGATGAAATAAGACGGGACGGTAATACATTCCAGAATCATTTTGCTCATTTGCTTGTTCATGGATTGTTGCATTTATTGGGATATGATCATCAAGAAGATCAAGATGCTTTCCAAATGGAGAGTCTTGAGGTGGAAATTCTATCAAGTCTTGGTATAAAATCCCCATATGAATATTAGTAAAAAGGTAATATATATGCCGGAAGGTGGTCGAGAGAGATATAAATCGCATAAACTATCAACTATGATAGCTAGGTTGTTTTCTTTTTTTAAATTTAAGTCTGAGCATAACCATAACCATACTTATAATAATTCCTTAGATGCAAGTTCTGAAGTTGATAATAGCTGGTTTAAATTTCAGCTTCTTAAAGCTGAAGATATTATGATTCCTCGCGCAGATATAGCGGCAATTGACTATAAAAGTTCTTTGGATGATATTAGTAGAGTCTTTTTAGAATGCAGGCATACAAGAATGCCAGTTTATAAAGAGGAATTGGATAATATTATCGGTTTTATCAATATAAAAGATATTTTACCCTATTTATTGGTTCCAAAAGATAATCCAGTTTTTAAGATAGATGCGGTATTGCGTAAACTACTTATAATTGCTCCTTCAATGAAGATTTATAACCTTCTTGAAGAAATGCGCCAAACCAGAACTCACATTGCATTGGTGGTAGATGAGATGGGAGGAATTGATGGATTAATCACTATTGAGGATTTAGTAGAAGAAATTGTTGGTGAGATTGAAGATGAACATGATCAGGGAGATGAAGGGTTAGAATTTAAAGTTATTGATGAAGAAAATTTTGAGGTTAGTGGAAGAATCGAAGTTGAAGACTTAGAAGAAAAATTAGGTTTGAAGTTGGGTGAAGAAAATGAAGAATATTATACTTTAGGAGGGCTTATTTTATCCATTTCTGGAACAATTCCTAATAAGGGTGATAGTATTGCTCATCCTTCAGCAGGTGTGGTGTTTAAAATATTAGATAGTGATCCTCGTAGAATAAAGAAAGTGTTGATATATAAAGGATCTTCTTCTGTGAATCAACAGCAATGATATCACTATATATATACTATTCTAAATAAATAATATTGAATTGTTATTATAAGGTTGTATGTCTTGATGTTTTGAAGTAGAGTCAATCGGGTTTGAAGATATACTTAAACTATAGACTGATAAAATAAAATGCAATTTTTAAGAACTAGTGATTTTAAAAAAAAATTCATTGATATAGCTAAGCTATTAGTTGAAAATAAAACCTATATATTGCATAAATATATTCCAACCACATTAATATTCTTGCTATCTGCTTATATATATAGTTTGCTTAGAGGGGTCAAAGATTCAATTTTAGTGCCAACTCTTGGGGCAGAGCTAATTAGCTATGTAAAATTTTATATAGTTTTTCCTTCCACTGTAATATTTTTTGTCTGTTTCTCAAAGCTAGCCAATCTGTTATCTAGAGATAAATTGTATTATGTAATTGCAATGTTTTTTGCAAGTTTCTTTTTGTTTTATGCTTTTGTTTTAGGTCCTAATACTAGTTTTTTTCATTTAGATTTATCTAATTGGATATCTAAATACCCTCAATTCAAATATCAAATATTGATGATTCAGAATTGGACAGTTAGCGTGTTTTATATGATGTCTGAGTTATGTGGCACAGTGATGTTGACTCTTTTATTTTGGCAGTTGGCTAATGATTTGTATAATATAAAAGAAGCAAAAAAAACTTATGCCTTATTTGGTTTAGTTGGTCAATTGGGCTTGGTGATAGCTGGAGTTGTGCAGAGTAATGTTTCTGTTTGTTTTGAAGACCCATCTGATTATGAAGCTTGGAATGTAACCATCAAATGGATGATGATAAGTGTATTTGTGGCATGCTTAGGACTGATATCTATTTATAGATGGATGTATAAGAATGTTTTATTTAACCCTTCTCTTTGCGATAGAAAGCATAATACAGAGAAAGAAAAAATTAAATTATCGGTAGTAGAAAGCTTTAAGTATGTATTTTCTTCAAGGTATCTTTGGTTAATTATGGTGATAGTATTTTGCTATGGGGTTGGAGTTAATATGATAGAAAGCGTTTGGAAAGATCAGCTGCGCCTTCAATATATTTCTAATAGTAATTATAGTGCATTTATGGGTAAGTTCCATATAATATTTGGCTTTACAACAATAGTCACGATGTTGTTTGGGGCTTATATTCTTAGAAAATTTAAATGGATAGTGGCAGCATTATTTACACCTTTAGGTGCTGGTTGTACAGGAGTAATTTTCTTTAACTTAATTATATTTAGAGATTTATTTGGTGAGTGGTTTTCTCAATTTGAAATAAGTTTGCTTTCAATGGCGGTTATGGTTGGAGCTTTGCAAGTGATGTTGTTTAAATCTTTCAACTATGCTTTTGTTGATGCAACTAAAGAGATGGCTTTCATTCCTTTAGATAGAGAGCTTAGAATAAAAGGTAAAGCAGCTGTGGATGTTATAGGTGGCAGATTTGGTAAAGCTTTTGGTGCTATTTTGCAGCAGATAATGTTTCAGTTTATTAGTCCAAATTTGTCTGATCTTACTTATGAGATATTTATAGTTTTTGTAGTCACTATGGTTATGTGGACACTTGCTGTAATAGCTCTAAACAAAGAGTTTTATAAGTTAACTAAAAGCTAATCTAATTTATATAATTATTATTTTTAAAACATAGATGTAAAAAAGTCTCACATTATATGTTTTTAGCGCGCACCTCCTCAATTATAAATTGAACAGGGGTGGGAGGGTGTGTATTATTGGGTTTGCAGGTTATTTCAAAACAACAGGAAAATTATGAGATTAACTATAAAATATGCGTTATTAATTAGTCTTCTATCGTCGACTGCTTTAGCTCAAAAGAATCAGATAGCTAATAATAATATATATGATCAAAGTTCAATTATAAAAAATAAATCAGTAGGTATTGTGCGCGGTAAGGCTGGGAAGAGTTCTCGCGATAGCTCAGTGTATACTGCAAGCTTTAAAGCTTTTGTAGTTCATGAAATAACAATTAATTTTGACGGAATAGAGCAGCAAAAAAGTATTAAGGATATATGTGCTGAGTATGTTGGCAAGTACATGACTCATGAAATGATATCCGAGTTAAAAATTAAATTAATTAAGAGTCTTATACAGCAAGATTATTTAGTGCCACAAGTAAATATAAGTGAAAACAAAGGAAGGCTAAAAGTTAGTATTGGAGTTGCTGGTATTGATAGTGTTGTTATTTTGGGTGAAGGAAAGAATAATCAATTAATGAAGGAATATGCAGATAAAATTTTGTCTGCTAAGACAGCTAAAGTAAAATATGTACAGAGATATTTAGCATTAATGAATAAGATCCCTGGTTATGATATTGAGTATAAATTAGAAGAGAAAATAGGGGATTCATCTAAAACTGAATTAATTATTGCTACTGTAAAAACAAAAGGTGAAGCTTTTGTTGGAGTGGATAATTATGGGGTGAATGATTTAGGAAAAATGCAGATGGCGGCTGTTGGACAGATCTATTCTCCGTTTGGAGCTCCAGATTCATTTCTAGTACATGGTTCTACAACTAATCATCCAGATAGATTAAATGATGTAGGTTTTGGTTATAGCAGAACTATTAATACTTATGGTACAGATGCTCATTTCTTTGCTTCGCATTTTGAAAATAATTCAACAAAAGATGATATAGTGAATGCCGATAGTGGTACGGGGAATAATGTTAGGGCTTCTCTTACACATCATCTGTATTTAGCAGCTCACCAGGATCTTCAAGGAGAAATAGCTGTTAACTATAGAAATGCCACTAGTCATGTGGTGGATAGCATTACTAATGTTTCAAGAACGGATAGAAAATCGAATTATATCTCAGGTGATGCAGGACTTAAATTCTTATTTAAGGATGGAGCAGATGGTCGCAATATGATGCATTTAAGTGTGGTTCAGGGAATTGATGGTAGGTTTAAAAACTATAATGATGGTGGTGTTTTAGATGTAATTGATTCTCCAGATGAGCATTTCAATATTATAAAATTTAATATCTATAGAGATCAAGAAATAGCAAATAACTTTAGTATTTTTTCTCATGTTAGCGCGAATTACTCAGGGCATAAATTACCAAGCCAAGAGAAATTTACACTAGGTGGTAGAGATTTTGGCAGAGGTTATAGCTTTGGAACAATTGATGGTAATAGAATGTTAGCAGCATCCTTAGAAGTGAGGTATACTCATCAGATGGATGGCAGGATGTTTGTTGATGAAGTTCAGCCATATATATTCCGAGATATGGGGTATGTTGGTAAGCAATATGGTGATACTGATATTACCCATCTTTCATCAACAGGTGCTGGGCTAAGACTAAAACTGCTTTATGATATTGATTGTGGCGCAGAAGCAGCGGTTCCTGTAAATAAGAGCTATAAAGTTGATGGAGAGCAACATGACGTTAAGACGAAGTTTGGCGTGTATATTAATAAGGCATTTAAGTTTTAGATAAGGACTTACAATAAAGAGGTGTAAGATGGAAAATCAATATAAAAAAGCTTTAGCAAAGATAGTAGCAGTTTTTAGTATAACAACTGTGTTTTTATTTGGTTTTGATAAACCTGCTTATGCTTCAGATCAGGCTGACAATCTATCGGCTTCAACCGTTTCAGAAGAAGGGAGTGCAGACTACCTTGAAATGGTAGAATATATGGAAGAAGAAGATGATGATCTGGCAGAAAACATCCAAGAAGGAGTTGAAAGTCCTTACAGTAAAGAGATTACTCAGGAGCACATTGATGCTGTAAAAGCCATTTCAGGTGAATCAGATGATGTGTACAAAAAAATGATAGCAGCTTATGAAAAACAGCAGCAACTAAGGGTGTCTTTAGAGAAGCATAAATCTCAAAAAATAACAAAAGATGAATTGAAAGCACATAAGACAGAATATAAAAATGCGCATAAAGAATATCGTGATGCCCATGAGAAATCCTTGCCTAAAGTTGTTCAAAAAACTGGTGAATTATCCCTCAAGTGTAAAGCTGGTGATTGTACGGATGCTGATAAATTACAGTTGAATAAGTATAAGTTATTTACTGATGCTTCCGTTAGTGATCTAAAATTAAGCACAAACCAATTTGGTAAATTGGAGCTTCATGAGGTTTCGTCATATATAGGGTTTTCAATATCTAAATTATCTGATGAAGATAGAAAATTATTAAGGTATTTAAGTAATCAGGAGGCAATACTTAAGTCTAAGATTATGCTTTACAACTCTTTTGGGGGTGATCGTAGACTTGAAGAAGTTAATGCAGCAAATGATAAAAGAACAGAGTTATTAGTTCAGTTAGGAATTGTTGATACTAAGAAAACTGTTCAATCTAAGGAGAAAATTTCAGGCACCTCTAAACCTTCTGTTGGAGGAAACAATGTAGGAGATAATTCTGTTCCTAAAATTACAGGTGTTAGGGATGATTTAAGAATTACCCAAGAAGATGTGAAGGTTTTGGAGGATAGACGCAATGAATTAGGTGCTAAGTATTCTGAAGAGTTAAAGTCTGGAATTAATGATCCTAAAGATTCTCTAGCAGCAGAGGAGCTTTTTAGTGTTAGTAAAAAACTGTTTGAATTACAAAGAAAATTAGATGATGCTATATCTCTTAAAGATCGTACAGCTAGTGACAGTGATAAATTTCAGGCAAGGGTTGAGAAAGCTGGAAAATTACAGAAAGAATATGATGAAATGCAAGCAAAATATTCACAGCTGAAATCTAATACTTCACTTTCTGGTAATGTGTCTAATAAAAATACAGCATCAGAGAAAACTAAGCGCGCTCAATTAGATAAAATAGCAAAGGAGATGGAGGATTCTAATGGCAGTTCTCAGGCGAAGAAGGATTTGGCTGATTTTAGGGATGCTAATCCTGAAATCACTGAAGCGGATGTAAATTCTGCTTTATATAAAGCTGCTACACTTAGAAAGCAGGAAGCGGAAGCAGATGCTGCTAAGAAGAAGAATGAGAAGGATAAAGCTCAGCGCGCTCAATTAGATGAATTAGCAAAAAATGCAGTAGATTCAAATGATATGACAGAATTAAATAAATTTATGGCTGCTAATCCTGATGTTAAAGAGGAAGCTAGG containing:
- a CDS encoding S9 family peptidase, with the translated sequence MRLKIISIILIISLIFISYLFINRSNQVIDPIIPRSVLFGNPDKFAARISPNGEYISYIAPSNGVLNIWLAPRDDIDSAKVITDDDTRGIRNYTWAYDNKHLLYSLDNKGDENYRVYSINIETGVTELLTPETAVRAYVSYVSHRFPNEALISTNERDKQYFDIYKYNLTTGNRELVLENTKFDDVVIDEDLQIRFASFIAENGGREYFKFEDNSWQPFMEVPFDDITSTNLYGFSEDGNVLYLSDSRNLNTAALKSINLETGEENIIAKDDKSDVNIFTSHPTKNIIQAIGTTYLKSEYKLLDDSIKDDMLYLESVANGGEIIIGSRSIDDKHWIVVIMSDDASIKYYQYDRDKKTANFLFSHRSMLDQYKLAKMYPVIIKSRDGLDLVSYITFPRNSKLNNSMQPENPLPLVLNVHGGPRLRDYWGFDPEHQWLANRGYAVLSVNYRASSGFGKDFLNAGNGQWGKKMHDDLIDAVNWAISNKIANPKKISIYGGSYGGYAALVGLTMTPDVFACAVDIVGPANLITLLENVPPYWGPYLNAMKKWMGPWETEEDKQALLQVSPISFVDNIKKPLLIAQGANDPRVNQIESDQIVEKMQSKNIPVVYALYPDEGHGFARPENRISFYALAEQFLAKVLGGRAQPIDEDLEGANLILNGVSPKNALEAENIIGKEVKQ
- a CDS encoding anhydro-N-acetylmuramic acid kinase: MILKSIGLMSGTSMDGIDAVLMETDGKKIIKPKVTASISYDDEFKLKLREAELVVRDAKKNIASLEVVNRSTELHAEVVKKLLKKSNLLPKDIDVIGYHGQTIYHNPEEGITIQIGDGQLLADLTGIKVVNDFRSDDIRNGGQGAPLAPLYHHALALRDSYFPVVVVNCGGISNITIINGGSENQVMGFDTGPGNVLIDRYIREKTNNQEFMDLDGKYGSKGVVDQVILDKMITFIQPYLERKVSKSLDSGEFHLIEELDVLSIYDGCATLEALTAKCITDNVDMNAPRKWVLAGGGWNNSVILKFLKQYLNDKFGVVDIKLASEIGWDSVYMEAEIFAYLAVRSLYGLSVTIPNVTGARVASYGGSLYTI
- the ybeY gene encoding rRNA maturation RNase YbeY, which codes for MSKYYTTTDIDSNLRIDIDFEVQDDVWGNLSELALKVSKAVFSRLDIYKYITHIEFSIVLTNNDTIQKINFQYLGKDKSTNVLSFPAQDIIIDKLGDLKIQDGFLSIGDIIFAYGVMEDEIRRDGNTFQNHFAHLLVHGLLHLLGYDHQEDQDAFQMESLEVEILSSLGIKSPYEY
- a CDS encoding hemolysin family protein, which produces MPEGGRERYKSHKLSTMIARLFSFFKFKSEHNHNHTYNNSLDASSEVDNSWFKFQLLKAEDIMIPRADIAAIDYKSSLDDISRVFLECRHTRMPVYKEELDNIIGFINIKDILPYLLVPKDNPVFKIDAVLRKLLIIAPSMKIYNLLEEMRQTRTHIALVVDEMGGIDGLITIEDLVEEIVGEIEDEHDQGDEGLEFKVIDEENFEVSGRIEVEDLEEKLGLKLGEENEEYYTLGGLILSISGTIPNKGDSIAHPSAGVVFKILDSDPRRIKKVLIYKGSSSVNQQQ
- a CDS encoding NTP/NDP exchange transporter, producing MQFLRTSDFKKKFIDIAKLLVENKTYILHKYIPTTLIFLLSAYIYSLLRGVKDSILVPTLGAELISYVKFYIVFPSTVIFFVCFSKLANLLSRDKLYYVIAMFFASFFLFYAFVLGPNTSFFHLDLSNWISKYPQFKYQILMIQNWTVSVFYMMSELCGTVMLTLLFWQLANDLYNIKEAKKTYALFGLVGQLGLVIAGVVQSNVSVCFEDPSDYEAWNVTIKWMMISVFVACLGLISIYRWMYKNVLFNPSLCDRKHNTEKEKIKLSVVESFKYVFSSRYLWLIMVIVFCYGVGVNMIESVWKDQLRLQYISNSNYSAFMGKFHIIFGFTTIVTMLFGAYILRKFKWIVAALFTPLGAGCTGVIFFNLIIFRDLFGEWFSQFEISLLSMAVMVGALQVMLFKSFNYAFVDATKEMAFIPLDRELRIKGKAAVDVIGGRFGKAFGAILQQIMFQFISPNLSDLTYEIFIVFVVTMVMWTLAVIALNKEFYKLTKS
- a CDS encoding BamA/TamA family outer membrane protein — protein: MRLTIKYALLISLLSSTALAQKNQIANNNIYDQSSIIKNKSVGIVRGKAGKSSRDSSVYTASFKAFVVHEITINFDGIEQQKSIKDICAEYVGKYMTHEMISELKIKLIKSLIQQDYLVPQVNISENKGRLKVSIGVAGIDSVVILGEGKNNQLMKEYADKILSAKTAKVKYVQRYLALMNKIPGYDIEYKLEEKIGDSSKTELIIATVKTKGEAFVGVDNYGVNDLGKMQMAAVGQIYSPFGAPDSFLVHGSTTNHPDRLNDVGFGYSRTINTYGTDAHFFASHFENNSTKDDIVNADSGTGNNVRASLTHHLYLAAHQDLQGEIAVNYRNATSHVVDSITNVSRTDRKSNYISGDAGLKFLFKDGADGRNMMHLSVVQGIDGRFKNYNDGGVLDVIDSPDEHFNIIKFNIYRDQEIANNFSIFSHVSANYSGHKLPSQEKFTLGGRDFGRGYSFGTIDGNRMLAASLEVRYTHQMDGRMFVDEVQPYIFRDMGYVGKQYGDTDITHLSSTGAGLRLKLLYDIDCGAEAAVPVNKSYKVDGEQHDVKTKFGVYINKAFKF